Genomic DNA from [Limnothrix rosea] IAM M-220:
CGCCCAATACAGCGGTTGATCCCCAGCTCACTGTATGCAGAACAAAGGCGATCGCCCAGACAAGGCTCAACATAAACGCAGATTTTTTGCGTCTACCACCAAGGCCTTGAAAAAAATCTTCCCGAAACTCCTCCTCCGCCTCTTCGGGATCGGAAAATTCATTTAAGAGCGTTTCAATGGGATCAATGTTTTCTTCTTCTTGCCAAGGCTGATTTGCCATCGTCTATCTACTCCTGTGCCAAGCACGAACAGTTTTGCGATTCTTTACGAAGCTTGACATTTATGATAATCGATCGCCTAGACAACTTTGCGGTAGATATCATCAGCTAGGGGTTATCAAGAAAATTCCCCTACCAAGGATTCCCAATTAGTGCAAAACCGCTCCAAAAATAAGGATGGGCAAAGTCCTGATCGGAGACATCACCGACCTCTGGCGGCAGTGTAATGGAGCCGTTCGATGTCATCAATTTATTGCCTTCGGCATAAACGTCCTTTCTGAGGAGCGATAGTTGTGCTTGTTGTAGCGCTTCTGCTTTGATAGGCGACTTTTGCAAATTTTCGTAGAGACCCGTCATCAGTGCTAATGTCCCTTCGTCGCTGACGTACCAGATGCTACCGATCGCCGATTTTGCGCCAGAAGCCAGAGCAAGCCCAGCAAATCCTAATTCAGCTTGGCGATCGCCGAGAGCAGTACGACAGGCAGACAAAACGAGTAGTTCAATGGGCGGCTCATTCAGGCGAAGTCGGGATAACTCATTCATCGTGATCCTTTGATCATGGAACTGGATAAATGAACGATCATTTTGTCCAGAGCGAAATTCACCATGGGTTGCGAGGTGAACAATACTATAGGGATTGCGCTCACGAGCTGCGAGTAAATTCTCCACCGTAAATTGTTGCTCCACAAACGACGTTCCCTGCCAAATTTGGTCGGCAATAATTTCCACTTCAAGGGGAGCCGCCGGAAGATCATCGAGTCCATTAAACTCCGATGCACCCATCGCTAAGAGTTGATTTTGACGCGGGGGAATATAGCCAGAGGTATTTGTCAGCGAGAAACTGGGCATCATACCCACACTGTATTTTTCGATCAGGAATTTGTCGCCATCGTGGAGTGCTGCCACTGGTAGCGCCCGAAAACCCTCATCCATAATAAAAGTCAGATTATTAATTTGCTCCGCTTCGATATCTGGCTCGAGGGGATCAATAAAAATGTTGTGCAGCGCTTGGGCTGGTTGCATATAGCGATCGCCGAAACGGGGACTCGTTACCCCCGCCACAAATTCACTCACCAGAGGCATCACATTTTCCCTTGTCACACCCGGCACTTTTTTGCGGATAACCTTGCCAGAATAGGTCACCATCACCAATTCCAGCTCTTCGTCATTGTCGAGTTTTTCCGGCGGATTGAGGAATTTTTCTTCCGCATTAAGGAAATCACTCAGGCGATCGCCCCTGTAGCTCCATTGCGTCACATCTTTTGTTAAATCATCCTTACCGCTTTCAGCCTTAGTACTCACCAGAGTATCCTCCTCCTCTGATGGGACAAAAAACACATAAATTAGAGCCGGATTTACCCCCGTTTGCTCCTGAATCTTTTCCAACTTGCCTGTGATGACCGCAAGATTACTACCATTATCATCCGCAAGTTGATCATCAGGATTTGACATATTTGGGTCGTCACCCGCACAATCTGCCCCAGTTAGACAATCCTCAATCACAGCACCGCCATCACCCGGATCAAAATCATCAATATTTGGTGTATCTGTATTTTCTAACGTTGCAGACGCGGTATTACTAACAGAAAAAGCTGGAGTTGTCGCCTGAATTTCAAAGGAACCCACAACACTATTTGCCGTGGGCGTTACACTCACCTGTCCGGCACTATTAGTCGTCCCCGACAAGCTTGTGGGATTACTACTCGCCCCGCTGTTGGGCGCATCAAACTGCACCTCTAAATTTTCCAAAATATTATTGAACGTGACTTCCGTCGCCGCCACAGTCACTGACCCAAAATCCGTATTAATGGCAGTGCTTTGACCATCACCACCGACGAGGGATAGACTCACCCCTTGAAACTCCACAGCCCCTAAATCAACCGCAACATCAACAATCCGAGAGCCACCCCGCTGGTCAGTCGTGCTAATCACCGCAGCATTATCGCCCGCATTCAAAGCAGGACTATCGAAAAAGAAAAAGTGAGTCGTGATTGGACTCGTTCCGGTATTGGGATCACCCACATCCAGACCACCATAATCTCCCAAAGGCATGAGAGATGGATCATCAGTAATGACTGGGTTCCCAGCAATAGAGACAGCGCTATTCTCAACAATATTTTCACCTGCGGCAGTAGTTGCTCGCCCAAAGGGACTCAGAGTGTCTTCAATATCCGCACCAGAACTGTTGGCAATAATGCTATTGGTGATGTCAAGAAAAACAGTTGTCCCGGAACCGCCATAGCCATTAGCAATGCCGCCACCCGCACCCGTTGCGGTGTTCCCCAAAATCGTGCTGTTGAACAAATCGGTATTACCATCGTTGAAAATACCGCCCCCTGCACCTGTAGCCGTATTACCGGAAACAGTGCTGTCTTGCAGGGTCAAATCGTCATTGTAATTATTAAAGATGCCGCCACCAGAACCATTGGCCCGATTGCCAGAAACAGTTGTTCTCAGGAGCGTTGTATTGCCAAAGTTTACTATGCCGCCACCATCTGACAAAGCACCATCGACTCGGTTTGCCGTAATCAAACTATCCGTAATTGTTGCCGTACCGCCAGCTCCAACTTTAATGCCGCCACCATAGCCACCACCAGCAGAAATGACATTGCCCGTCACAACACTAGTACGGAGATTGAGAGTTTGACCAGCAGAGTAATTATCAATACCACCGCCACCGTTGACAGCCGTGTTGCCTGATATCGTGCTGTCCTGAATATCTAAAGTATCGCCATTATTAACAATACCGCCGCCAATATTGTCTGAGGTATTGCCAGAAACTGTACTTCTGAGAAGGTTAATATCACCAGCAGCATCGTTGAAAATGCCGCCACCACCTTCTGTTCCGGTG
This window encodes:
- a CDS encoding CHAT domain-containing protein, coding for MFRLRLSAVLVLFPVATTCHGGSAIAQITPAGESTGTIVEQAGDAFAITGGSTSGDNSNLFHNFNDFNLGTGQSATFLANPQIQNILSRVSGGNPSFIDGLIEITNSDANLFLLNPSGLVFGSNAQLNVAGDFTASTAWGAAFEDGDLWIDGVDYAQLTGSPTNFFFDGTGAIINAGDLNVAPGQALNLFASNVVNTGNLTAKEGKIQAIAVPGSNTLRLSQDGQILGLELTPPTSGNFTATNLPELLTGSGLDGVINSDYLDAESGRTLISGNLDATGNIGGDIGVFGRHIFLESANLNASGMNGGGQIFVGGDYRGGGTLPTAFNTFVDRNSVLDSRAIATGDAGQIIVWADNATGFYGEAIATGGALSGDGGLVETSGKIYLDVFGANVNASAVNGQSGLWLLDPTNINIVNTGTGLLDASGNFEPTSVSPTSDISPDTIEAALEGGTSVLITTVGSGTDAGDITLEDSIVTTNPVPAGTTLTLRSRLFNQDLGGTTTINIGAGNLLFELNAVNPESGISTLLGDSIQAAHNAIGAVTGTATINIGAGAGAVTARKSVPAAFSFTTDLIINGAGAGLVFLDGTGSLDRVILATADLTINDLTIQNGAIAPIGDGAGISFSGGNLALTDVTIRNNTSLDRGGGIFNDGGDVTLTRVELSGNTATSGGGIFNDDGTVTITDSLIDNNDAIGTTGTEGGGGIFNDAAGDINLLRSTVSGNTSDNIGGGIVNNGDTLDIQDSTISGNTAVNGGGGIDNYSAGQTLNLRTSVVTGNVISAGGGYGGGIKVGAGGTATITDSLITANRVDGALSDGGGIVNFGNTTLLRTTVSGNRANGSGGGIFNNYNDDLTLQDSTVSGNTATGAGGGIFNDGNTDLFNSTILGNTATGAGGGIANGYGGSGTTVFLDITNSIIANSSGADIEDTLSPFGRATTAAGENIVENSAVSIAGNPVITDDPSLMPLGDYGGLDVGDPNTGTSPITTHFFFFDSPALNAGDNAAVISTTDQRGGSRIVDVAVDLGAVEFQGVSLSLVGGDGQSTAINTDFGSVTVAATEVTFNNILENLEVQFDAPNSGASSNPTSLSGTTNSAGQVSVTPTANSVVGSFEIQATTPAFSVSNTASATLENTDTPNIDDFDPGDGGAVIEDCLTGADCAGDDPNMSNPDDQLADDNGSNLAVITGKLEKIQEQTGVNPALIYVFFVPSEEEDTLVSTKAESGKDDLTKDVTQWSYRGDRLSDFLNAEEKFLNPPEKLDNDEELELVMVTYSGKVIRKKVPGVTRENVMPLVSEFVAGVTSPRFGDRYMQPAQALHNIFIDPLEPDIEAEQINNLTFIMDEGFRALPVAALHDGDKFLIEKYSVGMMPSFSLTNTSGYIPPRQNQLLAMGASEFNGLDDLPAAPLEVEIIADQIWQGTSFVEQQFTVENLLAARERNPYSIVHLATHGEFRSGQNDRSFIQFHDQRITMNELSRLRLNEPPIELLVLSACRTALGDRQAELGFAGLALASGAKSAIGSIWYVSDEGTLALMTGLYENLQKSPIKAEALQQAQLSLLRKDVYAEGNKLMTSNGSITLPPEVGDVSDQDFAHPYFWSGFALIGNPW